Genomic DNA from bacterium:
TCAGAGGATGAGCTCAGACCCAACTGCAGAATGTGCGAGTATCCTGAATCACCAGTTTCCGACATAAATATAGGAACAATAGGGGTTGAAGGCTTGATGCTCGATGCAAAAACCGAAAAAGGCAGCGGGATTCTTTCAAAAATCAAGTTCGAGGCTGAGCTTTCTGACCTTTCTGCCCGTGATAAAGCATTGAAAGCGGAGAAGTCAAAGCGCACCGCATATGCAGAGAAGAACATGTCCATGCTCCGCAGTGAGATATCCGGTATCGAAGGTCTTGTCAAGTTCTTTGCCGATTGCGTCAACTGCCACAACTGCAGGACCATGTGTCCTGTCTGCTACTGCAACGAATGTTTCTTCGATTCATCCACGTTCCACTTTGAAGGTTCCAGGTACGAGGAATGGTCCTCGCGGCGCGGAATTCTTCAGATGCCCCGCGATGAACTGCTTTTCCACCTGGGACGAATGAATCACATAGGCCTTTCGTGCGTGGCTTGCGGGATGTGTGAGCAGGCGTGTCCCCACGATATACGGGTGGGGCAGCTGTTTACGCTCATCTCTGCGACAGCTCAGAAGGAGATGGATATACATGCGGGTCTTTCTCTCACGGACCCCTTGCCTTTAGCTACCTACAGGGAAGACGAGTTCTGTGAAATGGGCGAGGAGAAAGCATGAAAAAGACTTTGCCGGCGGTCATAGCGGCCGCTTTGATCTTTGCAGGATGTCCGAATACATCCAATATCAAGCAGCTTCCGAATCCCGAGAACGTTTCCTGTTCCGGACTGCAGTATAAGGAATCGGGCGGAATGGTATTCAAGGATACTAAAAGCTGGCAATCCTTCTGGTCAACGTACTGTACTGTCATCGATGACAAAGGCAACAAAATGCCTGCACCGGGGATTGATTTTGATAAATCTATGCTCGTCGGCGTATTCTCTGGTCAGAAGCCCACGGGCGGATACTCGATTAAGATAGAGCGAATACTTGAATCTCCCAAGAGCCTTATCGTAGAATACTCTGAAGAGTCACCCGACCCAGGCGCAAT
This window encodes:
- a CDS encoding (Fe-S)-binding protein; this encodes MAGIYKKSMNPDEACRAFIGDLFDSGLINHALLPARKSGMNQIFPALVSSKDSLASTFPFAPVMPLSTAVQLSKITRFASPAGPLAVLLKPCESRAAVELFKLRQINLENIVLITRDCLGTVSPKTFELKIKDSGLPSFSDFSEDELRPNCRMCEYPESPVSDINIGTIGVEGLMLDAKTEKGSGILSKIKFEAELSDLSARDKALKAEKSKRTAYAEKNMSMLRSEISGIEGLVKFFADCVNCHNCRTMCPVCYCNECFFDSSTFHFEGSRYEEWSSRRGILQMPRDELLFHLGRMNHIGLSCVACGMCEQACPHDIRVGQLFTLISATAQKEMDIHAGLSLTDPLPLATYREDEFCEMGEEKA
- a CDS encoding protease complex subunit PrcB family protein is translated as MKKTLPAVIAAALIFAGCPNTSNIKQLPNPENVSCSGLQYKESGGMVFKDTKSWQSFWSTYCTVIDDKGNKMPAPGIDFDKSMLVGVFSGQKPTGGYSIKIERILESPKSLIVEYSEESPDPGAMVTMALTYPCQLALISKSEKTVEFKRIDN